One segment of Actinomycetota bacterium DNA contains the following:
- a CDS encoding polyprenyl synthetase family protein, with translation MTEERGSVRSEGPPAHLALVDPQMRATEEFLLEIVGSEYPFVSVLAQHLLRAGGKRLRVAFCWLGAGFGDRDPSREVDLTKLAAAIELTHLATLHHDDVIDEADTRRGVPSVNANWTNTLAVLSGDYLFAKSSQLAAEVGGEVPMVLASTIAALCEGQVKEIEASFRTDRSPDEYLAVIERKTARLLGAASYLGARVGGADLEVARGLERYGISFGIAFQVADDLLDFLGDAEQTGKPLGTDLKEGVYTLPLLHAIAERAEIAELLREETELDPVVKAMHDLGSFGYARSVAERHAADARDALLALPDVPERGALEALVDFLLERMRVASAA, from the coding sequence GTGACCGAGGAGCGAGGCTCCGTGCGTTCCGAGGGTCCGCCGGCCCACCTTGCGCTCGTGGACCCGCAGATGCGCGCGACCGAGGAGTTCCTCCTCGAGATCGTGGGGTCCGAGTACCCCTTCGTCAGCGTCCTCGCCCAGCACCTCCTGCGCGCGGGGGGCAAGCGACTGAGGGTCGCCTTCTGCTGGTTGGGAGCCGGGTTCGGCGACCGCGATCCCTCCCGCGAGGTCGACCTGACGAAGCTCGCCGCCGCCATCGAGCTGACCCACCTGGCCACGCTTCACCACGACGACGTGATCGACGAGGCGGACACCCGGCGCGGGGTGCCTTCCGTCAACGCCAACTGGACGAACACGCTCGCCGTGCTTTCCGGGGACTACCTCTTCGCGAAGTCGTCTCAGCTCGCCGCCGAGGTGGGAGGCGAGGTCCCGATGGTGCTCGCGTCCACCATCGCCGCGCTCTGCGAGGGACAGGTCAAGGAGATCGAGGCCTCCTTCCGCACCGACCGCTCTCCCGACGAGTACCTCGCGGTGATCGAGCGCAAAACGGCTCGGCTGCTCGGCGCGGCCAGCTACCTGGGAGCCCGGGTGGGAGGGGCCGATCTCGAGGTGGCACGGGGGCTCGAGCGGTACGGCATCTCTTTCGGGATCGCGTTCCAGGTCGCCGACGACCTGCTCGACTTCCTGGGCGACGCGGAGCAGACGGGCAAGCCTCTGGGCACCGACCTCAAGGAGGGTGTCTACACCCTCCCGCTCCTGCACGCGATCGCCGAGCGCGCGGAGATCGCCGAGCTGCTGCGAGAGGAGACCGAGCTCGACCCGGTGGTCAAGGCGATGCACGACCTCGGATCCTTCGGCTACGCGCGCTCCGTCGCCGAGCGTCACGCCGCCGACGCGCGAGACGCGCTGCTCGCCCTCCCGGACGTGCCTGAGCGCGGTGCTCTCGAGGCGCTGGTCGATTTCCTCCTCGAGAGGATGCGGGTCGCGTCAGCCGCGTAG